GACTATACCCCATATCAATAAAATtagaagcaggatgtagggtattatctcttcgagaaaGGCTGAACCTGGTTAAATCCTCGTGTCCATTGTTCATCATGTTACCGTCGTgccaagatgcctagcttaggatCCCTACCTCGAGATATGCCAGGTTTAGCACCGCTCCACCCGCGCCATCTGGCGCAAGCATTGGCGGTACCACGTGTAGGAGGTGGAGAAAGAAGCAATCGAAGTCCGTTGCTGCGGCCGCTGGCATTGCCGATAGCGAGAAATAGTAGACCATGGGAGGCCGCCACCGCTTGGATCCCATGAAGGCCCTAGCACCATGCTGTCGGGTTGCATAGGCGGAGGCTCTTCTCCCcttgctgaagcatatacctcggGGGCTCAAGGTGTTCCAGTGAGAGGGTTGCCGGACATAGGGAAGACATGTCATTGGAATGGGGCTCCGCGAGGCCGGTGATAGACTAGGTTAGAGTAGCCTAGCCTAGTCCGTTATAGTTTAGTTGAAATATGTTGAGAATGTAAATGTTTTTGTCTGGTTTAAATGAAAATCATCGGTTTACATGTAATCGTCCGGTTTGTTTTGTTTGAAATGTATGCGACTACAGTTGGATAGCCGTTTTCCGTATCGATGTCTGTGGACTGGTCTCCATTGGTCCGCGGACAAATATGGTGTCTGATTTAGGGAGTGTTGGAGATGCCGTTACCAACACATCGGGCTCTTTTAAAAGGGAGGCAACAAAAGAGGAAATGTAAAAAAAAGTAACTATGAGACTAGCGTTCATTCAACCGACAAAACAACAAAGCACACTCCCCTcaaaaggaaaaaacaacaacaacaaagcacaCAAGATAAACAAGAGACAATCCACCCCGACGTACCCTAAATGTCGGATATGATCGAGTCATGCTCCGAGAACTATTTGGGACGTCGTCGACCTCGTTCACCTCCGGCCGGTAACTGCATAGAACGTCTGCGTCACTTGACAAACCAAGACGACGACAGCCATAAGGAACGCGATAGCCATACCGAGGTGCCGGTCATGGCAGAACCATCCCATGAATCTAAACACGCGGCTCTGGCAGCGTTCCTGCAGCTTGTGCCAGATGGGCTTGAGGTAGTTCCGGTCAAGGTTGTCGACGTCCATGACCACCCCATTGCAGAGGTCCGCGAAGCCTTGAGCGACCTGCTCGTCACTCGGCAGGAAGTGCTCGACGATCCCTGCGTTAACCAGTAGCTTCACGTCCTCCACCGTGCCGGCCACCTGCGACATGAAGAGGCAGTACGCCGTGACGGGCCTCCGTGGGACGTGCTCCTCCAGCGCCATCAGGTTACGCAGGACGGTCCACGTGTTGCTGTCGACCCGCAGATGGGGGACGCACAGCGTGCCTCGCTTAAGGCGCACGTCGAGGACGGTCCACTCCTCGCCGTTCACGAAGGTCCGGCGCTTGAACCGCATGCCTCCGTGGCTGCCGTATTCCGTCGCCCGGCGCCACCGGCCGGTGCGCCGTGCCGTGCTCTCTGCCATTTCCGGAGGCGGGTTTGTTGGCTGAAAGTAGTGATGCACCAGGTGGAGCAAGTGGGACGCCTGCCGCGGCGCCGGCCGCAGCTTCTTGCTGATGTAGAGCTGCGCCTGCAGAAGCTCCTGGACAGAGACGGCGATGCTTTCGAGGACGGACATGCCGGCGCCTCCTGCGATGTGCTCGTGGATCTTCTCAAGGACGAAGAGAGGTATCTGGTTCTCAACAAGGAACACGGTGTCGCGCACCACCGCGCTGTCGGAGACCCCACCGGCCGCCGTCGAAGCGCCGCCATTGCCGCATGCCTcagctgtcacataatgaacaaaCAGAAGAAGCAGGTAGCACCCGTCGCGCAGCAGCATACCGGAAAACTGCTCCGGCGTGAGTTGGCCAACGCCATCGGCGTAACACTCCCTCGCTCGTGGCTCCAACTTCTCCACTAGTCGCGCTAGAGTGTGTTCGTCCGAgaggctcttgaggaaggagacaCCGCACAGCTTCTCTTTTTCAGTCCGTGGGGACGAACAGCTTAGATGGTACGGCCCAATCGGCACGTACTGCGGCGTGTAGCTGTTGCCGTCCAAACCACGGAATTGCATACGGACCTTGGAGATGGAGACAGCCCGCGCCATCTCAGATCGTCTGGCCGGCGCTTGCTTCTTCCCTGCCTCCAAATCGCTGTGCGAGTCAACATTTGGGACTCCTGCATCTGCACGCAAAAATTACTGTAGTAGTCAGCACACAAACTAACTAGCAGAATATAGGTAAAAATTTCAGTGACAAAATAGGATCGTGATGGCTCTCTAGCAGGGCCGGACTGCTATCACTCCAGCACTCTAGAACTAGAACAATCATATGGTGCACACATTTCGCAATTTGGATCACTGAATCTTTGGTACAATGAATGACAAAGGAATATTTTCTCAACGCAATTAACAGAGTAAGAAACAGGCAAATATGCACTTCATACCTTGCGCCATTAAGCTCGAAGCTCCAAACATTGTAGCTACTCGCCGTGCCTCACAGCAACTCACTATGTATAGCCATATAACTTTATATATTCACTGTATCTTAACAGACAAACCAACTGACAAGGCGACCATCCAACACCCTAAGATCTCTCTGACACATCTGACCTCTGTCCTAAAGTTAATAAAATAAGGACCCTTTAGCTGGCGAAAGGTCGTCAGGAGGGAGTGGCATTTGCGAACGATTTCAGTGGCACTTCTAGTTTGAGTGGATGACAGTTTATTCAGAGTGAGATGACTGTTTCTGTAAGCTATTTTCATTTTTAAACGGCTATCTTTTGATCTCATCTCAAACTAAAACTACCACTAAGAAGGGTTCGCTTGTCACCCCTTCTCAGCGATTGGTTGCCAGTTAGTTTTTCCTATAAATAATCCGTAGCACAAGTATCCTTAGAATAAACTGTACAGATTTGGTTTTCTTTTTTGGCCTTacacatatatactccctccgttcctaaatatttatctttttagagatttcaaataaactaccacatacggatgtatatagacatatttaaagtgtagattcattcattttgcttcgtatgtagtcacttgttgaaatatctaagaagacaaatatttaggaacaaagagaGTATTTTGGTATTTTTCAGAAAGTGTtctgtgcaaaaaaaaaaaaaacaaacaaaagagctgctagagattggatctcaataGTATTTTAATGGCAACCGTTGTACTCTGCTAGGTAGACGATTGCACACGTTGAAAAATTGAACAGCCAATCTACGGCATGCACTGAGAGGGAGACAAAGAAAAACTTGTATGCCGGTATGAAACAAAATGGAGCCATACACATTGGCGTGTTTGGTAGCCGTAGCCTACATTGCGTCAGGCCGCGCCATCTAGTTTTGGCTGTTTGATTGCTTGCCTTGCACCTAAATCATGGCCCGTTCGGGTCTAGCTGAGTAGGAACGCTTAAATCGGTCTTTTCCCACACCAGGTCCAAAGCTGTCGTGGATATAATCCAGACAATGCTATAAGGGGTTTGTATGTAGAGGCAATGATATCTATCGATCAGTACGGACGGGAGTACACACATGGATTTATACATATTCAGACCCTCTCTAGTGGAGGTAATTCCTTTCTTCTGTGATGCTCTTAACTCTTGCCGTAAGGTACACTATGAAAGAGTTCAACCCTCAGTCCGGTGCCCTCCTcccggcttatatagagtgtgctagGAGGGGTGTCATAACGGACTGGTATTAATGTTGTTCATGGCCAACTCCTCATAGTCATTACGGCTAGTAATTGCCTTATTTAACTAGATTGTAACACCTTTAGGTAACAAAAGTAATTAAGGCATCGTGGGGGTCATTTATCCTAGGCCGCAACCGACTGCAGAATGTTCGACTACTCCCGCCTTCATGGTGACCGACTGTTGGGCCTTCTCCATCTGCGGGTGTAGGATCCAACTGTTATGACTTGGCCTGATCATGAGAACCTCTTTAGCTTTCACTATCTTGGGCCGTAACGCTTGTGGGATGGAAGTATTGCCCTTCACCCACATTCTTCTAGACCGTCTCCTTGATGGGCTATGGCTCTTAGCCGAGATATTTCCATACTTGGACCTACCCCGTGGGTATAACCCCGACAATAGCCCCCAAGTCAATT
The window above is part of the Triticum aestivum cultivar Chinese Spring chromosome 2A, IWGSC CS RefSeq v2.1, whole genome shotgun sequence genome. Proteins encoded here:
- the LOC123186768 gene encoding UPF0481 protein At3g47200 — encoded protein: MARAVSISKVRMQFRGLDGNSYTPQYVPIGPYHLSCSSPRTEKEKLCGVSFLKSLSDEHTLARLVEKLEPRARECYADGVGQLTPEQFSGMLLRDGCYLLLLFVHYVTAEACGNGGASTAAGGVSDSAVVRDTVFLVENQIPLFVLEKIHEHIAGGAGMSVLESIAVSVQELLQAQLYISKKLRPAPRQASHLLHLVHHYFQPTNPPPEMAESTARRTGRWRRATEYGSHGGMRFKRRTFVNGEEWTVLDVRLKRGTLCVPHLRVDSNTWTVLRNLMALEEHVPRRPVTAYCLFMSQVAGTVEDVKLLVNAGIVEHFLPSDEQVAQGFADLCNGVVMDVDNLDRNYLKPIWHKLQERCQSRVFRFMGWFCHDRHLGMAIAFLMAVVVLVCQVTQTFYAVTGRR